In the genome of Aequorivita sp. H23M31, the window TTGCCGAAGTAACATTTCTTTCCAGAAATGGCAGCATCATCAGTAAGGGAGAAATGAAAGATAGAGATAGAGTAGGAGAATGGATAACCTATCATGAAAATTCCACGGTTCCTATGATCAGGGAAACCTTCCTAGACGGGAAACTCAAGGGCAAAAGAACGGTTTATTATCCCAATGGAAAGATTACCGAGGATTCTAATTTCGTCGATGGGGTAATAACGGGAGAAAATATATTCTACTCACCAAACGGCAATGTCATCAAAAGATTGGAGTACCAAAATGGTCTACTTCAGGGACCTGTTAATTATTATGATGAGCACGGAAATCTGATTATCGAAGGGAGTTACGAGCAGAATAATAAGCACGGACTTTGGAAATACTACAAAGATGGAAAAGTGGTTCTGGAAGAATCTTTCCCGAAGGAAAAGCAGGAATAGCCCTAACTATTTTCATTTTCTACGTCAAAAACTTTAATAGAAGTACGATCTTCAATTCCTTGAGGTTCATTGCGATTTGGCTTAGCAACTTGTATCTTTGCATTTTAAAGACCTTACCAATTATAGGAAGGCGATTTCTCAAAAATTATAATGAAAAAGCGAGTTGTTGTAGGACTTAGTGGAGGTGTGGATTCCAGTGTGGCGGCCTACCTTTTGAAAGAACAGGGGTATGAAGTCATTGGACTTTTCATGAAGAATTGGCATGATGATACGGTTACAATATCCAATGAATGTCCCTGGTTAGAAGATAGTAATGATGCAATGTTGGTTGCGGAAAAACTGGGTATTCCTTTTCAAACTATTGATTTAAGCGAAGAATATAAGGAACGTATTGTCGATTATATGTTTCGTGAATATCAGATGGGAAGGACGCCGAATCCAGATGTGCTCTGCAATAGAGAGATCAAGTTTGATGTTTTTATGAAGATAGCCCTGTCTTTGGGGGCGGATTTTGTTGCAACCGGTCATTATTGTAGGAAAGGAATTTCAAATTCAATTTCGGATGAGAACGGCGTATCCCATAAAATATATCATTTATTGGCTGGCAAAGATCCCAAGAAGGATCAATCGTATTTTCTATGTCAGCTTTCCCAGGAACAACTTTCCAAAACTTTGTTTCCCATAGGTGAATTATTGAAACCTGAAGTAAGAAAAATAGCACAAGAGCAAGGTTTGATTACCGCTGAGAAACGCGACTCCCAAGGTTTGTGTTTTATAGGGAAAGTGAGATTACCCGAATTTCTTCAGCAGAAGTTAGCTCCAAAAGACGGCGCAATCGTAGAAATCCCTGCTAATTTTAAAGATTACAGACAGAAAGTTCCAGATTTTGATTCAGAAGCTGAAAGATTGGAATTTCTTTCTTCCAAACATAATTATTCCAAAATGGATGGAAAAGAGGTCGGCATCCATCACGGTGCACATTACTTTACGAAAGGGCAACGGAAGGGTCTAGCAGTAGGAGGCACAAAAGAACCACTGTTCGTTATTGATACCGATGTTGAGGAAAATATTATTTATACCGGGCAGGGCAAAAGTCATCCTGGCTTATATAGACGCGGACTTTTTATTAAAGAAGAGGAAATACATTGGGTACGGGAGGATCTTGCCTTGAAAGATAATGAAAAGATGGATGTAACTGCAAGAATTCGCTATAGGCAACCTCTTGAAAATGCAACTTTATATCGTACATTTTCTGGGCTTTATATTATATTTGACAATCCACAGTCCGCAATTACAGAGGGTCAATTTGCCGCTTGGTATCTCGATGATGAATTAATTGGAAGTGGCGTAATCTCCTAAAACACGTGTATGAAAAAATTATTATTGTTTTCCTTTATTTTAAAGTCTTTCTTCATCTTTTCTCAGCAGGATGCTATGGTATTTTTTGCTGACAAGCAAAATGTAGATGCATCTTTGGCGAATCCGATCACGATTATGACGCAAGCTGCCATAAATAGAAAAATGGCTCAAGGAATTGTTATCGATGAACGTGACGTGCCATTAAATGAAACCTATAAAGCGACTGTAAACAATGTTGCTGGGATTACTGTTTTGGCTAAATCGAAATGGATGAATGCGGTTTACGTAAGGGGTTCCGCAACTAACATCAATAATTTATTAAATCTTCCCTTTGTTACGGAAATAGAATATATGGATCCGGCTCTTAACCGTCCTTTCCAGACTCCCACTCGGGATAAATTTCAAATAGAAAATCCAGAAAGAATAGTTTATAATTATGGAGCCTCAAGGAACCAGGTGGAAATGATCGGGGTGGATCAACTGCATGAAAATGATTATAATGGTACGGGAATTACCGTAGCGTTTCTAGATAATGGATACCCAAATGTTCTGACAAATGCAGCTTTTGCCCACGTTAGGGATGAAGGCAGATTACTGGGATATTATGATTTTGTTGACAGAATTGAAAATCCAAATGGAACGGGTAACCATGGAGCTCATACCTTTAGTGATGCGGCGGCAATATTGGAAAGTTCCAATCCAAATCAAGCTTTCGTGGGTACGGCTCCAAAAGCCTCCTATTATCTCTTTGTAACGGAAGATGGCCGTAGTGAAAGTCCAGCTGAAGAGGCCTATTGGGTCGAGGCATTGGAGCGTGCAGATAGTTTGGGTGTTTATGTTACAAACACCTCCTTGGGTTATCAGACTTTTGATAACACAAATTATGACCATACCTATGCTGATTTGGACGGTCAAACTACTATAGGAGCTAGGGGAGCCAATCACGGCTTTGACAAAGGAATGATAAATGTTGTTTCTGCCGGAAACCAAGGTCGCTTCTGGGATTTTGGCTATGTATCAACTCCTGCAGATGCACCAGGCGCACTTACGGTGGGTGCGGTCGATGCTTCGGGTAATTATGTAGATTTCAGCTCCTATGGACCAACGATAGATGGACGAATAAAGCCGGATATAATGGCACAGGGTTATAATGCCGCAATTGTAAGCCAATTCGGTTCGGTGGACTATGCTAACGGTACGTCATTTAGTTCACCCATAACCGCAGGTGCTGTCGCTTCCTTATGGCAAGCGGCTCCAAACCTAAAAAATGACGTGGTAATGCAGGTAATTCGAGAATCAGCTAGTCTTTATAACAATCCAACAGATAAAATGGGATATGGAATCCCGAATTTTGGAATTGCCTTGGATGCCCTGTTGGAGTTAAGTGTTGAGGAGCAGATGAAGGATAATCTTTTTGCGCTCTACCCAAATCCT includes:
- a CDS encoding toxin-antitoxin system YwqK family antitoxin, encoding MRLIVSILISGIICFPITAFSQKEINQVDEDGRPHGIWKKHYEGTQQLRYEGKFEHGKEVGEFKFYCEDCRDKPAVIKIYDPKTELAEVTFLSRNGSIISKGEMKDRDRVGEWITYHENSTVPMIRETFLDGKLKGKRTVYYPNGKITEDSNFVDGVITGENIFYSPNGNVIKRLEYQNGLLQGPVNYYDEHGNLIIEGSYEQNNKHGLWKYYKDGKVVLEESFPKEKQE
- the mnmA gene encoding tRNA 2-thiouridine(34) synthase MnmA encodes the protein MKKRVVVGLSGGVDSSVAAYLLKEQGYEVIGLFMKNWHDDTVTISNECPWLEDSNDAMLVAEKLGIPFQTIDLSEEYKERIVDYMFREYQMGRTPNPDVLCNREIKFDVFMKIALSLGADFVATGHYCRKGISNSISDENGVSHKIYHLLAGKDPKKDQSYFLCQLSQEQLSKTLFPIGELLKPEVRKIAQEQGLITAEKRDSQGLCFIGKVRLPEFLQQKLAPKDGAIVEIPANFKDYRQKVPDFDSEAERLEFLSSKHNYSKMDGKEVGIHHGAHYFTKGQRKGLAVGGTKEPLFVIDTDVEENIIYTGQGKSHPGLYRRGLFIKEEEIHWVREDLALKDNEKMDVTARIRYRQPLENATLYRTFSGLYIIFDNPQSAITEGQFAAWYLDDELIGSGVIS
- a CDS encoding S8 family peptidase, which encodes MKKLLLFSFILKSFFIFSQQDAMVFFADKQNVDASLANPITIMTQAAINRKMAQGIVIDERDVPLNETYKATVNNVAGITVLAKSKWMNAVYVRGSATNINNLLNLPFVTEIEYMDPALNRPFQTPTRDKFQIENPERIVYNYGASRNQVEMIGVDQLHENDYNGTGITVAFLDNGYPNVLTNAAFAHVRDEGRLLGYYDFVDRIENPNGTGNHGAHTFSDAAAILESSNPNQAFVGTAPKASYYLFVTEDGRSESPAEEAYWVEALERADSLGVYVTNTSLGYQTFDNTNYDHTYADLDGQTTIGARGANHGFDKGMINVVSAGNQGRFWDFGYVSTPADAPGALTVGAVDASGNYVDFSSYGPTIDGRIKPDIMAQGYNAAIVSQFGSVDYANGTSFSSPITAGAVASLWQAAPNLKNDVVMQVIRESASLYNNPTDKMGYGIPNFGIALDALLELSVEEQMKDNLFALYPNPVSTEINISFPKGADEAVFTLYNVLRKMILQTKITPIKNRLDVSDLPSGMYIASITSFNKTTSFKIIKN